The following are encoded in a window of Roseimaritima ulvae genomic DNA:
- the proS gene encoding proline--tRNA ligase: MAKAPKNAISPTRSEDYPEWYQQVIKAADLAEASPVRGCMVIKPWGYALWENMQRALDDKFKATGHQNAYFPLFIPMSYLEKEAEHVEGFAKECAVVTHHRLEPDPEGGLRPAGPLEEPLIVRPTSETIIGATYAKWVQSYRDLPIKINQWANVVRWELRTRMFLRTAEFLWQEGHTVHATSEEAMEETQQMVDVYADFAERWMAMPVIRGYKTPAERFPGAVETLSIEAMMQDRKALQAGTSHFLGQNFSKAQEIQFQDQDGNLQHAWTTSWGVSTRLVGALIMTHSDDDGLVLPPRLAPAQIVILPIYRDDEQRTEVMAYVDSLKQELAAQTMAGQTLRVEVDDRDIRGGEKKWYHVKRGVPIRIEVGPKDIAKNAAFVTRRDTGKSQGMDRAELVASIADMLCDMQKGLYDRALKLREDNTCQIDNEADFRAYFTPKNADNPEPHGGFAHCHFADEQDLEALLKELKVTIRCIPQENNDEPGKCFLTGKPAKHRGVFAKAY; this comes from the coding sequence ATGGCTAAGGCGCCCAAGAACGCAATCTCTCCCACTCGCAGCGAAGACTATCCGGAATGGTACCAGCAGGTGATCAAGGCCGCCGACCTGGCCGAAGCGTCGCCGGTGCGGGGCTGTATGGTGATTAAACCCTGGGGATACGCGCTGTGGGAGAACATGCAGCGGGCGCTGGACGACAAGTTCAAAGCCACCGGGCATCAAAACGCTTACTTCCCGCTGTTCATTCCGATGAGCTATCTGGAGAAGGAAGCCGAACACGTCGAGGGCTTTGCCAAAGAATGCGCGGTCGTCACGCATCATCGGCTGGAACCCGATCCGGAGGGCGGTTTACGACCCGCCGGCCCGCTGGAAGAACCGTTGATCGTGCGACCGACCAGCGAGACGATCATCGGGGCGACCTACGCCAAATGGGTGCAGTCCTACCGCGACCTGCCGATCAAAATCAACCAGTGGGCCAACGTCGTCCGCTGGGAGTTGCGAACCCGGATGTTCCTGCGAACGGCTGAATTCCTGTGGCAGGAAGGGCACACCGTGCACGCCACCAGCGAAGAAGCCATGGAGGAGACGCAGCAGATGGTCGACGTGTACGCGGATTTCGCCGAACGTTGGATGGCGATGCCCGTGATCCGCGGTTACAAGACGCCCGCCGAACGCTTTCCCGGAGCCGTCGAAACGCTGTCGATCGAAGCCATGATGCAAGATCGCAAGGCCCTGCAGGCGGGCACTAGCCACTTCCTGGGACAGAACTTTTCCAAAGCTCAAGAGATTCAATTCCAGGACCAGGACGGCAACTTGCAACACGCTTGGACGACCAGTTGGGGCGTGTCGACGCGGTTAGTCGGCGCCCTGATTATGACTCACAGCGACGACGACGGGCTGGTCCTGCCGCCGCGTTTGGCACCGGCCCAAATCGTCATCCTGCCGATCTATCGCGACGACGAACAACGCACGGAAGTCATGGCTTACGTCGATTCGCTGAAGCAAGAACTGGCCGCCCAGACGATGGCCGGCCAGACGCTGCGGGTGGAGGTCGATGATCGCGACATCCGCGGTGGCGAGAAGAAGTGGTACCACGTCAAACGCGGTGTGCCGATTCGCATCGAGGTAGGGCCCAAAGACATCGCCAAGAACGCCGCTTTTGTGACTCGTCGCGATACGGGCAAGTCGCAGGGTATGGACCGTGCCGAGTTGGTTGCGTCGATCGCCGACATGTTGTGCGACATGCAAAAGGGCTTGTATGACCGGGCGCTGAAACTGCGCGAGGACAATACTTGTCAGATCGATAACGAAGCCGACTTCCGCGCGTACTTCACACCCAAGAACGCCGACAACCCCGAACCCCACGGCGGTTTCGCTCACTGCCACTTTGCCGACGAGCAGGATCTGGAAGCGTTGTTGAAGGAATTAAAGGTCACGATTCGTTGCATCCCGCAAGAGAACAACGACGAACCGGGCAAGTGTTTTCTAACCGGCAAACCGGCGAAGCACCGCGGCGTGTTCGCCAAAGCGTATTAG
- a CDS encoding threonine/serine exporter family protein produces MTAALDATHAFLIQVGLLLHRHGTPSHRLERVLTELASSLNVEGAFLYTPTSLLISLRDEQGEVTYLRRVDSGEVDVDKLIRFDETLERLRAGELSLAATSAELDAIAAAPAPFPAWLMTLACAISCGAVAVLFRATMIETAASAALGLVVAGCEIMHRRFGWEQGFLEPVAGFVTALGALAVAHWIHPIDDRLVTLAGLIVMIPGLRITISLTELAAGHLSAGVARLAGGCVSLLTITIGVGLAWRLAGSWRNLPALPDWRGETGWQWLAILVAPIAFSIVFRARLPQWPVIAAVSLAGFAASRLTGAAWGLEGSAFCGALAVGFGSNLYARLRDRPAMVPLTPGIIVLVPGSLGYRSLTAFLDHETLVGLDFALSMVMVAVALVGGVITANVVLPAKRIL; encoded by the coding sequence GTGACAGCAGCTCTCGACGCAACCCACGCCTTCCTGATTCAGGTAGGCCTGTTGCTGCATCGCCACGGCACTCCCTCGCACCGGCTGGAGCGAGTGTTGACGGAGTTGGCCAGTTCGTTGAATGTCGAAGGGGCGTTTTTATATACGCCCACGTCGCTGTTGATTTCGCTGCGCGACGAGCAGGGCGAGGTCACGTATTTGCGGCGAGTCGACTCGGGCGAGGTGGATGTGGACAAATTGATCCGCTTCGACGAGACGCTGGAGCGGCTGCGAGCGGGCGAACTATCGTTGGCGGCCACCAGCGCCGAACTGGACGCCATCGCCGCCGCACCGGCCCCCTTCCCGGCTTGGCTGATGACGTTGGCCTGTGCGATTTCCTGCGGCGCGGTTGCGGTCCTGTTCCGGGCCACGATGATCGAAACCGCGGCTTCAGCGGCCCTGGGTTTGGTCGTCGCGGGCTGCGAAATCATGCACCGGCGGTTTGGTTGGGAACAGGGTTTTCTGGAACCGGTGGCCGGCTTTGTCACCGCCCTGGGCGCCTTGGCCGTGGCCCATTGGATCCATCCGATCGACGACCGCCTGGTCACCCTAGCCGGCTTGATCGTGATGATCCCCGGCTTGCGGATCACGATTTCGCTGACCGAACTGGCCGCCGGACACCTATCGGCCGGCGTGGCGAGGTTGGCCGGCGGCTGCGTGTCGCTGTTGACGATCACGATCGGCGTGGGCTTGGCGTGGCGGTTGGCCGGCAGTTGGCGGAACCTGCCCGCGTTGCCGGACTGGCGAGGTGAAACCGGCTGGCAATGGCTGGCCATCCTGGTGGCCCCGATAGCGTTTTCGATCGTGTTCCGCGCGCGGCTGCCGCAGTGGCCGGTGATCGCGGCCGTCTCGCTGGCCGGGTTTGCCGCCAGTCGACTGACCGGCGCGGCGTGGGGACTCGAGGGCAGCGCGTTTTGCGGCGCCTTGGCCGTGGGCTTTGGCAGCAACCTCTACGCGCGGCTCCGCGACCGCCCGGCCATGGTCCCACTCACCCCGGGCATCATCGTGTTGGTCCCCGGCTCGCTGGGCTACCGTTCGTTGACGGCCTTCCTGGATCACGAGACCCTGGTCGGCCTGGACTTTGCCCTCAGCATGGTGATGGTCGCCGTGGCTCTGGTCGGCGGCGTGATCACCGCCAACGTAGTCCTGCCCGCCAAACGGATTTTGTAG
- a CDS encoding IS4 family transposase, giving the protein MTIEPATIEHEFDTIDFGHKSRNDRSKELLQALFANPQASINAACDKWCAAKGAYRFLDNPKADSQEILAAHRRATIKRIKSQKVVCVAQDTTELDFNGHAPDDVKCLNMADRRGLYDHSSVAFTPEKLCLGVLDVEFFDRSEDSLGKGSQRKSDPIEEKESFRWLQGYRRCCELASQCPETQVVSLADREGDIYDIFVEAEQHDNPADFVIRSKQVRCLPEKDDEAGGDSYKKIRSEVAKTDLVTTRQVELPATAQRAARMATLEIRAIRTKIKPPHARRSAIPEVTLSVVLVQEVDGPQDGTDLNWLLLSSLPIDDYRDVLRIVDYYVARWPVEMFFRVLKSGCRVEDIQLKTKARLIRALMFYKVVAWRIMFITFLGRECPELPCDVVFSDAEWKSVWKVAKESEPPKSAPELSQFIPVLAQLGGYNGRKHDGPPGMETIWRGTRRMMDFALAWQAFGPPKSSVH; this is encoded by the coding sequence ATGACCATTGAACCAGCCACGATTGAGCACGAATTTGACACCATCGACTTCGGCCATAAAAGCCGTAACGATCGATCGAAAGAACTTCTCCAGGCCCTCTTCGCCAATCCTCAAGCGAGCATTAATGCGGCTTGCGATAAATGGTGTGCTGCGAAAGGGGCTTACCGGTTCTTGGATAACCCCAAGGCCGATAGCCAGGAAATTCTTGCTGCGCACCGTCGGGCGACGATCAAGCGGATCAAGTCCCAGAAGGTGGTTTGCGTGGCCCAAGACACGACGGAGTTAGACTTCAACGGTCACGCCCCCGACGATGTGAAGTGCCTAAACATGGCAGACCGACGGGGATTGTATGACCATAGCTCTGTAGCCTTTACGCCCGAGAAGCTTTGTCTGGGCGTGCTGGATGTGGAGTTCTTTGATCGTAGTGAAGACAGCCTAGGAAAGGGCAGTCAACGGAAGAGTGATCCGATCGAAGAGAAGGAAAGTTTTCGATGGCTTCAAGGCTATCGCCGATGCTGTGAATTGGCCTCACAGTGCCCGGAGACTCAAGTTGTTTCTTTAGCGGATCGCGAAGGTGACATCTACGACATCTTTGTTGAAGCTGAACAGCACGATAATCCGGCCGACTTCGTGATTCGCAGCAAGCAAGTCCGGTGTTTGCCTGAAAAAGACGACGAAGCCGGTGGCGACAGCTACAAGAAGATCCGATCCGAAGTTGCAAAAACAGATCTCGTTACAACGCGGCAAGTCGAGTTGCCAGCCACTGCCCAACGTGCCGCCCGAATGGCCACTCTAGAAATCCGTGCCATTCGCACAAAGATAAAACCGCCCCATGCACGACGCTCGGCTATTCCGGAAGTGACGCTCAGCGTAGTGCTCGTTCAAGAGGTCGACGGGCCGCAGGATGGAACCGACCTGAACTGGCTGCTATTGAGCTCCCTTCCGATTGACGATTACCGAGATGTATTGCGGATTGTTGACTACTACGTCGCACGGTGGCCTGTCGAAATGTTCTTCCGAGTACTCAAATCGGGATGCCGCGTTGAGGACATCCAGCTGAAAACCAAAGCCAGGCTGATTCGCGCGTTGATGTTTTACAAAGTTGTTGCATGGCGGATCATGTTTATCACATTCCTCGGACGCGAGTGTCCTGAGTTGCCATGCGATGTTGTATTCAGCGACGCTGAATGGAAGTCGGTTTGGAAAGTCGCTAAGGAATCGGAGCCGCCGAAATCAGCTCCCGAACTCTCGCAATTCATCCCCGTGCTTGCTCAGCTAGGTGGCTACAATGGACGCAAACACGACGGCCCACCAGGAATGGAAACGATCTGGCGTGGAACTCGCCGAATGATGGACTTCGCCTTAGCCTGGCAAGCCTTCGGGCCTCCAAAATCATCCGTTCACTAA
- a CDS encoding DUF4272 domain-containing protein, whose protein sequence is MTVLINAYGTVRQPTDIDFGCEELGHRDLNDPQLREHLGQFIGFIMDRGQREMTASLYAVMRHIERVRHHYSFRVEESALDAVAQWAWHNNAILFLPDSSVRDPSGNVLVDPQSGEPDDDAQIPFPADARQRKAQTELLLRNRLIDTPESLPPVVAEVEVTLREADDVAWRAMSLFIVAVRAESLATGQPIGVDNLREKAPLAFQSLSPVETQFLATDPPDQQSIINAAWRYEALFVLQWALGLHDELPFADAICDVPKVAETMLPRLNAEFVAAASLRPTAEILDALDFNQRLLWAARDAQLNERTAPASIDGGVISERQHALNWLVRFENADWDDVDVPS, encoded by the coding sequence ATGACCGTATTGATCAACGCCTATGGCACGGTGCGTCAACCCACGGACATCGACTTTGGCTGCGAAGAACTGGGGCACCGCGACCTGAACGATCCGCAACTGCGCGAGCACCTGGGCCAATTCATCGGCTTCATCATGGACCGCGGACAGCGCGAGATGACCGCCTCGCTGTACGCCGTGATGCGGCACATCGAACGCGTTCGCCATCACTACTCGTTCCGCGTCGAAGAATCCGCCTTGGACGCGGTCGCTCAGTGGGCCTGGCACAACAACGCGATCCTGTTCCTGCCCGACTCCAGTGTCCGCGACCCCTCGGGCAATGTGCTGGTTGACCCGCAGTCCGGCGAACCCGACGATGACGCGCAAATCCCCTTCCCCGCCGACGCCCGACAGCGCAAAGCTCAAACCGAACTGCTGCTGCGGAACCGGCTGATCGACACGCCCGAATCGCTGCCGCCGGTGGTGGCCGAAGTGGAAGTCACGCTGCGTGAAGCCGACGATGTGGCTTGGCGCGCGATGTCGTTGTTCATCGTGGCGGTGCGAGCCGAATCGTTGGCGACGGGCCAACCGATCGGTGTCGACAACCTGCGTGAAAAGGCGCCGCTGGCCTTCCAATCGCTCAGTCCCGTAGAGACTCAATTCCTGGCGACCGACCCGCCGGACCAACAAAGCATCATCAATGCGGCTTGGCGTTATGAAGCTCTGTTCGTACTGCAGTGGGCGCTGGGACTGCACGACGAACTGCCCTTTGCCGACGCTATCTGCGACGTGCCCAAGGTGGCCGAGACGATGCTGCCCCGGTTGAACGCCGAATTCGTCGCGGCGGCGAGTTTGCGTCCCACCGCCGAAATCCTCGACGCCCTGGATTTCAACCAACGCCTGCTATGGGCCGCTCGCGACGCCCAGCTGAACGAGCGAACGGCTCCGGCATCCATCGACGGCGGCGTGATCAGCGAACGCCAACACGCCCTGAACTGGCTGGTCCGCTTCGAAAACGCCGACTGGGACGACGTCGACGTACCGTCGTAG
- a CDS encoding DUF4404 family protein — MTNERLNALLTALHAELESAETLDEQQAAQLKQTLDELKEKLPEEEAESGLVSRLRESAQQFEETHPQLTHTIGSLADALAQIGI, encoded by the coding sequence ATGACCAACGAACGACTGAACGCTCTGCTTACGGCCCTCCATGCCGAACTGGAATCCGCCGAAACCCTTGACGAACAGCAGGCCGCCCAGCTGAAGCAGACGCTGGACGAACTGAAGGAAAAGCTGCCCGAAGAAGAGGCGGAATCGGGACTGGTCAGTCGGCTTCGCGAGTCCGCGCAGCAGTTCGAAGAAACGCACCCTCAACTGACGCACACCATCGGCAGCCTGGCCGACGCGCTGGCCCAAATCGGCATCTGA
- a CDS encoding Ppx/GppA phosphatase family protein has protein sequence MSTSSRSEATKEYSSSEAAPPRIVAVIDIGATSIRMEIAQIGAEGRIKPLSRLVRPVDLGKDAFTSRKFQRKSIEQAVKILKSYQQALLEFGIQSPENIRVVATSAVREAANRLQFLDRVYIATGLQIDSIDEAEVNRITYMGIQPHLERDRELSSAKAVVVEVGGGSTELLVVRGGNVLASDTYRLGAVRLAEVLETLGAPRSKRRAIMENRIGQTVAQIQELVRIDMRIELIAIGGDIRFAAHHIHPEWDGSTLAKLPISQLERLTNAVVDCDQDEIVRRYGISFAEAETLGPALLTYLQLAKAFELKNIYVSNTNLRDGLLHEMAARDSLTAEFRNQIIRSATTLGRKFDFDEAFAKHTAELASKLFAQLREAHRLESRFEVILYVAALLHEIGNAISDRSNHKHAMYIIRNSELFGLTRHDVLLVALLARYHRRAFPQPSHDPYGTLQLDQRVIVSKLAAILRLAIALNASRSGRVKDIRCTTERNRMVIQVPGVEDVSLEQLAMRQNRGLFEEIYGKAVLLRSGR, from the coding sequence TTGAGTACGTCTAGCCGTTCGGAAGCCACTAAAGAATACTCTTCCAGCGAAGCCGCTCCGCCGCGAATTGTGGCCGTGATCGATATCGGGGCCACCAGCATCCGCATGGAAATCGCTCAAATCGGTGCCGAGGGACGCATTAAACCGCTCAGCCGCCTGGTCCGCCCGGTGGATTTGGGAAAAGACGCGTTCACGTCCAGGAAGTTTCAGCGAAAGAGCATTGAACAAGCGGTTAAGATTCTCAAGTCTTATCAGCAAGCGCTGCTCGAATTTGGGATCCAGTCGCCCGAAAATATTCGTGTCGTGGCCACCAGTGCGGTCCGTGAAGCCGCCAACCGGCTGCAGTTCTTGGATCGCGTGTATATCGCCACGGGGCTGCAAATCGATTCGATCGACGAAGCCGAAGTGAATCGGATCACCTATATGGGGATCCAGCCGCACCTGGAACGCGATCGAGAGTTGTCGTCGGCCAAAGCTGTGGTGGTGGAAGTCGGCGGGGGCAGCACCGAATTATTGGTCGTCCGTGGGGGCAACGTGCTGGCGTCGGATACCTACCGGCTGGGAGCGGTGCGATTGGCCGAGGTGCTGGAAACGCTCGGCGCGCCCCGCTCCAAACGCCGCGCGATCATGGAGAACCGCATCGGGCAAACGGTGGCTCAGATTCAAGAGTTGGTGCGGATCGATATGCGGATCGAATTGATCGCCATCGGCGGCGATATCCGCTTCGCCGCTCATCATATCCATCCCGAGTGGGACGGCAGCACGTTGGCCAAGTTGCCGATCAGCCAGTTGGAAAGGCTGACCAACGCTGTGGTGGATTGCGATCAAGACGAGATCGTGCGGCGGTACGGGATCAGCTTTGCCGAAGCCGAAACGTTGGGGCCCGCGCTGCTGACGTACCTGCAACTGGCCAAAGCGTTTGAGCTGAAGAACATCTATGTGAGCAATACCAACCTCCGCGACGGGTTGTTACACGAGATGGCGGCCCGGGATAGCTTGACGGCCGAATTCCGCAATCAGATCATCCGCTCGGCCACCACGCTGGGCCGGAAATTCGATTTCGATGAAGCCTTCGCCAAACACACGGCGGAGTTGGCCAGCAAGTTGTTCGCTCAGCTGCGCGAGGCTCATCGACTGGAGAGCCGCTTCGAAGTCATCCTGTATGTGGCGGCGCTGCTGCATGAGATCGGCAACGCGATCAGTGATCGCAGCAACCACAAGCACGCGATGTATATCATCCGCAACAGCGAACTGTTCGGCTTGACCCGCCATGACGTGTTGCTGGTGGCTTTGTTGGCGCGGTATCACCGCCGCGCCTTCCCGCAACCTTCACACGATCCCTATGGCACGTTGCAATTGGATCAGCGGGTGATCGTGTCCAAGCTGGCCGCCATCCTGCGACTGGCTATCGCCCTGAACGCCTCCCGCAGCGGCCGCGTCAAAGACATTCGCTGCACGACCGAACGCAATCGGATGGTGATCCAGGTGCCCGGCGTGGAAGATGTTTCGCTGGAGCAGTTAGCGATGCGGCAGAACCGAGGCTTGTTTGAAGAGATCTACGGCAAGGCCGTGTTACTGCGATCGGGACGCTAG